In Mauremys reevesii isolate NIE-2019 linkage group 13, ASM1616193v1, whole genome shotgun sequence, the sequence ccctctgcaggctggtgatccacctctcctctggcccccgtgtccctccctggacccggtgcccttttacatggggtgctgccccctggcagtagcccctgtctctcagggtctcccctccctgggaaacccccaccctctatcctcaccttgcctcagtatatggctactgccggtcattgtctagcccctgcatcttggggcagactgcagtatcagcctactcatcactggcaaggttgggtttggacctgctgccttggcctacccctgtgctgccctctgcaaccccagtacctgttcgcccaatgctaggccgcggcctggggctttccaggcttgAGCTCCCTAgcgcctctgcctttccccagccctgctccactcagataccttgtgtctagctccctgcagccaggcccatctccctctatagctagagagagactcctgtctgcccctggcttctctgcctttatagggccagctgagtctgttcagggcatggccccagctgcagccacttcccccaatcagcccagcataAAGCTGCTTTCTACAGCCACCGCCCCTTCCCAgagctgtttttaacccttcagggcaggagcaggggtccaccctgctaaaAGCTGGCTTTGAATTTTGCTGGAATTAAAAGATCTATGATGTGGGAAGATTTATCTGTGTCCATTTCAGATGGGCTTGTGAGAGTCTGGAGCCCTACACAGCTCAGAAGCAGAGGTCCAGAGGCAAAAATTGATTCTGTTgagggctttcccttcatcccttcccctggttcttgtcacacagacagaaagcagaagaccagaagtccgaagtgcaggcaatgcaatgtttattggggttagtttaaAGCAAGCATGTCCATGGCTCTAATGCCACAGAGCTTTATCCCCATGTTCCCATTCCCCTCCTTCTTAGCAGGCTCAAATATGCATGGCCTTTGTCCCACCTCTTACAATTTATAGTCATGTTTCACTTTGGAAGGTCTTGAGTCTGGGAGCTTCAGTACCACCTCTTTTGTATCTCacgggaggggtaaggagtgaggttgtgctttGGTCAGGAACAGgcatttctttggcttttagtgtttcttatgcctccccccacatccctccttGCCCCTCCTAATTGGTTTCTTGACCTTGGCTTGAGAGAGGAGTCAGGCAGACTTCCAGAGTATGCTCATATATTACACTCCCACGATGCTCAGGAACACTTTATCCATATCCCTTATCTTTTCTCCTTGTACTGTAAGCCCCATCTGGTTGTGGGAAATGcaacacacagtgtctttgttctttgttcacacatattagtaaggaTATAAAAGTATCAAAAGTCAAACaggcaaacaaaacccaaaattctGTCTCAGGCTAACAGGCCTACGTGCTATCAGATTCATCAATTTCCatgccaaaagggaccattgtgatcttctagtctgatccCTTTATAGCACAGGTCTTAGGATCTCCCACAGTGTTTCCTGATTCCAGCCCAGCACCTGTGTTTTCAATGGCTGGATTACAAagtcatttaggcacctaaagatggagACAGGCACCTAGTATGATTTATCAAAGCTCCTATGTGAGCTAGGAGGCTAAGTCCTGTTCACTTTCAATAGCAGTTAGGCACCTAGTCTGCTTAGGTGAATTTTAAATCCCATTGGGCACTTATTAGaacagttaggtgcctaagtccctttgcaATTCTGGCTCCATCTCTATCTTGTTAGCTTCCAAGGCCTGGGCTTCTCCTGAATTTCAGAAATATTAAGCCTGTGATTTGCAAAAAGAACCTAATAGAACAAACCTTGGGTTTATATGGCCACTATGTCACCATCTGCAAGAATGAGACTATAATTGTCTTTATCCAGGGAACCGTGGGCACTTACAGGTTTAGGCAGCAGTTGAGCAGAGGTTTTGAGGATGTAAATTTTggacttaggtacctaaatccttttgtggaTCTAACCACTGCTCAGTGGGGTTTGGTTGGGACAGTTGGTCTAGAGGTGAAAGCAACtgcttaatcatagaatatcaaggttggaagggccccctcaagaggtcatctagtccaaccccctgctcaaaccaatcccaagtcagatatttatcccagttccctaaatggaccccttaaggattaaactcacaaccctgggtttagcaggccaatgctcaaaccactgaactatccctcctaaggtcattaagtccagccccgtgccttcagtagcaggacactgattttgccccagatcctgaaatggccccctcaaggatgagcaggccaatgctcaaaccactgagctatcccctcaCCTTCATCTCTTAGCTTCCCCGTCAGCCTGTCCCTTCCTGCTCTGAGATGTCCATAACAGTTACATGGAAAGGGGATATGAACTGAGACATCACGTCCTTTCACATATCCAGTGGGGGCTAAAGAGGGGATTGTTCTGCTTTCTAATGATGACTTTTTagggcagcaaagaatcctgtggcaccttatagactaacatatattttggagcatgagctttcgtgggtgaatacccacttcgtcggatgcatgtagtggaaatttccaggggcaggtatatataagcaagcaagaagcaggctagaataacgaggttagttcaatcagggaggatgaggccctcttctagcacctgaggtgtgaaaaccattagaggagaaactggttttgtagttggcaagccattcacagtctttgtttaatcctgagctgatggtgtcaaatttgcagatgaactgaagctcagcagtttctctctgaagtctggtcctaaagtttttttgctgcaggatggccaccttaagatctgctattgtgttgccagggaggttgaagtgttctcctacaggtttttgtatattgccattactaacatctgatttgtgtccatttatccttttccatagagactgtccagtttggccgatgtacatagcagagttGAAAAGATGTAGACACCCAAATGCCATTGACAGTTTCTccagaaaaaaatcagttctcaTAGATTTTATTCATTACAAGAGTGTAACTTCTAATGGTTACGGAGTGATTCATCCCCACTAGCTATTGAATTTGGGAGGATAGTCATTAtttattttcaattaaaattGGAAAGTGTAAAAGGACAATGGCACTTTCTGTGATGGTTAGGATATCGATATTCAGGCCtatctgcaaaggcctatactttaagaatttaggtatattcttatcacttagatagttatagaggtataaaagaaagaataaaaaatcactgtctgtctgtgtaatggccgtCTTTTACAGTGACAGTGTGAGGCCTGGTTCTTAAGCTAAAGCtttcagctaagcagcagaggctaGCCATAAACTtcataaactgggaaatgtatggtcagatcctcacattccaaacgagtcacattgaaataagatgctattgggctgttaggaatacaatcctgtcctgatattcttctcacctccagagaaagggaagagcctagaagatgtaaaaggaaacttagtttgatagcatactgtctggcaagaactcacttaccAAGAGCTGGGATGTAAAATCTTCATTTCTGTATTGTGCTGTCACTGTAGTCTCCATTTCCTTATTGTTTCTCTGTATAATCtatgtctggttctgtgattgtttgtctgctgtataattaattttgttgggtgtaaaccaactgaggtggtgggatataattggttaaataaccatgttacaatatgttgggattggttagttaaatttcagtaaaatgattggttaaggtatagctaagcagaactcaagttttactatatagtctgcagacAATCAGGAAGTAAAaggggggatggggacagggactggggatggggatgggggaattaggatcatgttttgctaaagagGGAAATGGAAACAGGGGATGGGAATAGAAACAGGACAGGCAAGGCTCCGTGGTGTTAAAGCTGGGAAAgaggacactaaggaaggaaactggaatcatgcttgctggaagttcatcccaataaacattgaatggtttgtgcctttggacttcgggtattgtttcTCTCAgttcatgcaagaaggaccagggaagtgagaggatgagggaataagccccctaacagtgattttttttaatgttgtcaACCCTGCAATTTTCTGTTGGGAAAGGTTTTGAAGGAATGTTTTTAGCCCTCCTGGCTCAGATACTGCAGTTGTGATGTtctatataaacattttaaataggtTGAATAATGACTAATGGGTCTTGTTTTTGTCACCAGCTCTGGGGTTGAGTTATGCTAGTTCCTTCAGTTAGAGGAGATCATGAGGCTGATTTAACTGGACAGTCTTCAAAGGGTGAAGTCCAGTGGGATTTTCAGTGGAGCTTAAAGCAGTAAGAAACCCAACTGTCATGGAAATTCAATGGTATGTCAGCCCCTAGCTCCCTTTAATTCCTTTGTTAGTCTCCTCCTAAATCAGGAGATGTAGGAATTCTGTTCTTAGAGCTGCCACAGGCTGAGAGTATGAGTTTAAACCAGCTAGGCAACTTTGGTGTGTCCCAGTTCCCCAGTCACCTCCTGGTCACCAAAACCTGGATTTTCAAGAGTTGTTATTTGGGTATAACTACTTCACTCAGGGGGAGtggatttccccccgcccccaagcagTGTAGTAATACCAACATAcattggtagtgtagaccaagcctgagcAGCTCATATACATTGAGGGCCGGACTTTTGAAGATATTTTGCCAAgtagtgggatttttaaaggcatCTACACACCTAACACCTAGATACTTCAGAAAATCACAAGAGGGAGAAGTCTACACTTAGAACACTGAATTGACccagtggatttttcacacgccTGAGCAACACATTTTTACACCAATATGTCTGTAGTGTAAACCAGACCTAGGTGCTTAAATGCCTTTTAAAATGTGGCCTTACCCTTTAAATGCCCTTCTGATGGAGGGATGTATAATCAATCACCTGCATGTTACATAAGGGGGACTGGGACATTGAGAGATGAAAATGACTTACTGAAAGTGACACACTGGGGGGTGGGAGCGAGGGCAGTACATGAATCAAGATTGGTAGAGCCTCAATCCAGTTCCtgggaggtggggatggatggtttTGATATTGTCTAACAAGAGTCtacagaagaaaaaatatttccaggtAACTTTCTGAGCAGCACTAGGAATAAGATAAAAATAGAAGAAACTTACATTTGGTGACACGTGGAGAGAAATATAAATGTTAATACATCCTgaatctctctctgtctgtctctctctctctctctaaaaataCCAacctcaaatatttattttttcaccCATTCACCCATTGCTATGGTATCTGGGTACCTTCTGTGAtgcttttctgcattttttttagcAGCTCATTGGAAATACGTGACCATATGCCACCTGTGCCTTTTCACTTTTCTCAGCGCTGCTTTTATCTCCTTATTCCTGAGGCTGTAGATAATAGGGTTCAGTACGGGTGGTACAACAGCATAGAGCACAGGAGCCAACATATCTTGAGTGGACGGGGCCCTAGAGTTTGGCTTCATGTACATGAAGAATCCAGTGCCGACGAACAAGGAGACTACAATCAGGTGGGGCAGGCATGTGGAGAAGGCTTTATACCTGCCCTCTGCAGAAGGGATTCTCACTACAGTATTGAAAATGTGAATGTAGGACACAAAGATAAAGATAAAGCAGATAAAGCCATAGCAGAGGGCTAAGACAATGTTGTGGACCTTGTTGGGCTGCGTGTCAGAGCaagagagctgcaggaggggtgggatgtCGCAGAAGAACTGGTGGACAAAgctgggcccacaaaagggtaAACTGAATGAGTTACCCACGTGCAACACTGAATACAGTGCTCCACTAAGCCAGGACCCTGCAGCCATCTGGACACATGCTCTGCTGTTCATGACTGTCCTGTATCTCAGAGGGCTGCAGATGGCCAGGTAGCGGTCATATGCCATGACTGTCAGCAAGGCCAACTCTGCTGCCCCAAACGTGATGAAGAAAAACAACTGCAGGAAGCAGCCGTGGAAAGAAATGGAGTGGCGCTGCATGATGGCATTCACCATGGATTTGGGGACAGTGGCAGAGATGTAGCAGAGGTCTAAGAATGACATGTTCttgaggaagaagtacatggggctGTGGAGGTGATGGTCGAGGGTCACGAGGACAATGATGAGGAAATTCCCCATGAAGGCAGCCACGTAAGCAAACAGGAACACAATAAAGTGCAAGATCTGCAGCTCGCAGATGTCAGAAAATCCCAGGAGACGGAATTCAGTCACAGAGGTTTGGTTGGTCATGTCCTACATGGCAAGAGTGGGAAAGACAAGGAAGAGCCATCAGGAAAATGCAGTTAGAATGAAGAGAGCTGAAACAAACATCTTTTCCCAATGCATATGAACTACAACCCTTTGTATGCAGAGGAAGGTTGTGACATTGCTATCTGTTATGCATAAGgaagttaaataaaaaaacataaaatactcttgctggaaggcaGCAATATAACACTACATTCATTTCTGagaataacacacaagaacctaaaaccagagagagacaaagcaggctgcttccTAAGGAGTGAAACACAACTCACCCCATTTTATCCTAGTTTGGTTCTATGTAGGCTGAATGCCGAAGACCTGGAACACAAGCTTCCCTACAGATTCCCCTAATCTGACACCCTCCAGTCTCAATTGAAATATGTTCAATTCTTGGCTGAAATTGTTCACATTTCCCttaaaaaactgaacattttggcGGACAGCTAATAGTTTCCACAAAAACATTTTCCTACATAGAAAATGTTCTGCTAAAAGAGGAAAATTGACAGAATTTCTGATCAAGTATAATTCTTGTACATTTCTGGGAGATCTCAAAAGAAGAATAACTCATGATGGTCAACTGAGATTCAGGCTCACAGCTCAGGTTTAGAAGCTTAGTGGATAAAAAAAAATACTCCTGGTCTGATATTCAAAAAAGATCAGCACCCACAACTCTTGTTTAGACACACAAAGACTGAAACCAAATCATCAAAGGAATTCACTATTCTGAGGAGCAGGTGCTGGCCTTTCTGATCTTTGAGAAGACCGGTCACTTCATTTAAGTACCTATAATGGGAACTGAGATCGTCTGAAAATCCAGCTTCACTTCAGGAAGATTAGTAGGGAAGGTTGAAAATTTCCCTCCACAACTTTTGTTATGATGGAAAACTGGATTTTtgaatacatatttatttttatttttatttgttaatttattttgtgTTTATTGTGCCATGTGATTGTTTTCCAGCAGACGTGTGCGTGTTGGGGGGGATTTATCAACCAATTAATATTTTTGGACAAAccattttgaagttttttttttttcgttAATAAGTCAAAATTTACCAATAACCCCTGGGATGAATGGTCTTCGTATCGCCTTTCTACTTTTGAAAACTTCAGCATCAGCCCAAGTTTCCATTATATTTACGAGTTCTACTGATCACTGGACCAAAGTACTGAGGCAAAAGCCAGATCACAATGAGCTATTCACATGAGCAAAAAAACCCTGGAATCTGGTACAGAAAGAAAACAATCTTAGCAAATATAATTCATTGTAATGATGGCATTTTAAACTAGATTTTATTCACCTTTTCTCTCTCTAAAcaacacatctatctatctatctatctatctaagacCTACTCAGATCACTATGATTAAGTAATCCTGCATCCAGGAATATCAACAAGAACCACATCACTGAGAGTTGGGCTCCAATACCCTTTGAaaaatccccagcacctccaaTGAATATGAAACCATACCAGGAAAAATGAATGATTTGCCGTTGCTGTGAAGTTCCTGGGTGTCTGTCCTGCTTTGCAAACCCCTGAATTATTATAAAGTAGGTAAAAAGTATGACGTCCCTGAAGAGATGCAGGAGTCACGTCAGTGAGTGATGCAGAGGTGAGAAGACTGATAAATTATCTTTTCTCCTATGCAAAGTCTTATATTAATGCCTTGTTACAGTCCTTTGGGATGTAGGTCCCATGAAGCATCTCATAATTTTATCTGGAGAGACTATTTGTGTTCAGTTCTTTTCTTTGTTGATAACACTCAGCATAAGAGGGTGGATTGTCTGGCCTTTCCTTAGaggctgcatgagggagagagagagcaaaaacaATAATTCCTGTCCTCTACAAAAAATTAGGCAGAGAGATCACAATGTGAATATCCTTTCTATGAATGACTCAATTCAATCTGAGCTATTTACATCTGTGCCAAGTGTGTGTGAAACTCTACTGCACTAAAAGGGTTGTGtcttacacccactttgcactcaaTTTTGCACAAATATAAGCAATTGCGCAACATGCCGGGCAATAAACAATTAAGCCCAAGGTGTGTTGAGCAGGGTGCTATATGTGACACATTGGAAAGCGGGAGTGAGTCAGCTTGAttttgtaaatcaggagtaactccattaaagtcaagtcATTCATGCCCAGGAGGATCAGGTGAATAAACTGTAGGGAAGCTTCAATGAATGGGCCTAAGACTGATCCCTCAATGGTGTAGACCAGTGGTTGTCtatcaggggtctggggccctcTGTGGGCCTCAaagaggtttcagggggtctgtcaAGCAGAGtcagtgttagactcactggggcccagggcagaaagctgaagccccgctGTATGGGGCCAAAGCCCAGGGCCTTGAGCCCCACCACTggggactgaagccaaagccttgaacaacttagctttgtggtgccccctgtggcatggggaccCAGGCAATGGCCCTGCTTGTGGCCCCCTAATGCCAGTTCTGGCTTCTATAAGCAGAAAACcaattgttgtggcacaggtgggccatggagtttttatagcatgtttggtGGGTCCTcataaagaaaaaggttgagaacacctggtctacagcagtggttctcagctagggtttgggctccctggggggctgcaggcaggtttcagggggtgtGCCAGGCATGGTCGGCGCTAGACTCACTAAGgcctagggcagaaagccaaagccctgtTGCGCCGGACTGCAGCCCGGGTACCCCAagcccaccacctggggctgaagccaaagcttgagcaacttagcttcgtgGTGCCCCCAGTGGCATGGGGCCCTGGTCAGTTGCCCTCCTTGCTAccccctaaagccagccctggcttttatatgcagaaaaacagttgttgtggcacagctgggccgtggagtttttatagcatgttgggggtgtGGGGCTTAGAATGAGAGAGGCtaagaacccctggtgtagaccatTAGTTTCTCTACTGGATCTTGGGGAGCGCTGGTCACTGGCATGCTCATGACGGTCTGGTCACTGGCTCCCTGGGGAAAGGGGCAGGCCTGAGATGGGATCCCTGGCCCTTGAATCTGAAGCAAGACCCTTTGGGGCAGCCTGACTGCTGAGTGCCTTGAGGAGGGGGATCCCTTGGCTTGTCTATCCCCCTGTGGGAAAGGTGCATCCAGCTTcacattccccctcccctgtCTTGTCCATGCTGCCTCTGTCACAACTCAATGGCCCCCTCCCCTTAGGGAGGCCCCgggaaggcagatcagcactGTATATTGCTAACTCTGTTGGAagcattgcaaagcattttggggagggttAAAGGTGTGTGAATGGAGagaggaagattcctttgcaggtttaCGAGAGGCTGCAAGAGTGTGgggaagaaagaagaaagcaaaGAACGGGTTATCAACACTGcagctagcaagctcagtccgAAGATAAGCTgactccagcccaaggccagctgCTACCTGCCATGACAGAAAGGGGGAAGTCCAACCCCCACGATCAGCCTTGAGAAACGGGAGTTGTTAAACAAAATGCAGGGTCTGGGAAAAGGAATGAGATGGCGAAGGCCAGCCaggaacaaacagaactgtctAATGGCCCTGAAACCGGTGTGTTTTGGGGAAAGTTGAAGAGATCACAGAAAGCTGGTTTGAACTGGCACAAAGAGCACCAGGAGCAGAGTTCCCTGAAcgacaccctcccctcccccgccaaggagcccaggacttaaaaccctcctgagagctgaaGCAACTCAGAAAGCAGAGAAGATTTTTggatggcctgggcccaggacagcactcccgtccacttctccccaccccttcttctgACATTGCACCCAGACTTGGCCAGTCTGGGTCGTgagtgtgtgagtatgaaagtgggttagggcttggggcattaaCGCTTTCTTTATTCCCCTGAGTGATGTGAGAGCATCCTCAGCACTCTGCtgtgattttattattttattaataaagctttaaatttTAGACACTTGGTGTGCCTCATCATCTCCTTCCCAAAAAAGATCCTGTAGCCCCAGCCTGATCAGGCAGATTGGTAATAAAAATCTGTCACACCACCACATCCTCTTTCCATCCACCTTCTCTGAGGTCACTGAGAGTGATGGGCACCATGGCCAATGGAAAGTCCCCAAGCACTGGTTCTAATCCTGCCTGGTGGCCTATTATTGTCCTGTCACGTTCTGGGAGTGATAATGTTATGCAATGGGGAGCTGGGAGGTTCCTGGTTACAAAGAGGACTCTCCCTGACACACCCTCAGCCAGCCTGAGCAGGCTGCAAGGGCCAGAATCACAGAGGGATGTAGGCATTGCAAAGGCAGCTttctgcctaagctagccagggGGAGATGCCAGGGAGTGGGGCATGCACAAAGCCCTGCCTCTCTCTGGGAATTTGGCACTTAAGTCTGAGCTGCATGGAGCTGCCTCCCACTGCTTGGGATTCCCAGCTGTGATCTCTTTCTGGGAGTCAATGCAGGAAGCTGGGGGGTAGAGGGGAGAGATACATAAGCCCCATGAGCGATGCATGAATGAGGGAACAACAGGAGTTCACCCCCTAACTCACCTGCAGGGCCAGTACAGTAAGTCTGCCCAGAGTTTGCCTACTGGAGCGGGACCCCATACGCAAGTCACACAGAACGATGGAGCAGGAGTACTTCCCTTGTATCTTTTAGCCACATGGTCAGCGCATTTGCCTGGGGTGTGGGAGACAGAAGTGGGGATGTGCATCTAGGGTCTCCCGGTCCCCAGGTGATACCCTAAGTGCTGGGATAATGGTTGTGAGGGAGCTCCTCCTTCTCTGCTAACACGGCCTAAGctcctaactccaggagaggggtcaCAGCTGGGAATCCCCAGTGGCAGGACACACCTCCCTGTAGCCTGCGCTTAGGTGCCTACctctgagagaggggcagggcttagc encodes:
- the LOC120379980 gene encoding olfactory receptor 14A16-like yields the protein MTNQTSVTEFRLLGFSDICELQILHFIVFLFAYVAAFMGNFLIIVLVTLDHHLHSPMYFFLKNMSFLDLCYISATVPKSMVNAIMQRHSISFHGCFLQLFFFITFGAAELALLTVMAYDRYLAICSPLRYRTVMNSRACVQMAAGSWLSGALYSVLHVGNSFSLPFCGPSFVHQFFCDIPPLLQLSCSDTQPNKVHNIVLALCYGFICFIFIFVSYIHIFNTVVRIPSAEGRYKAFSTCLPHLIVVSLFVGTGFFMYMKPNSRAPSTQDMLAPVLYAVVPPVLNPIIYSLRNKEIKAALRKVKRHRWHMVTYFQ